AAAGGCATCGCTGTGGGAGGAACAGAACAGGCCAGTGACCACAGGCGAGGGGCCTGGCCCTGCCCCCAGGAGGCTTGGTGGAGCCTGCCTCACAAGCCAGGGGCCTGGGAGGTCTCTGGACTGGCCATGACCCCTAAAGACCATGCTGTGTCCTAACCCCGCTGCCTCAGAATAGGACTCTGTTTGGAGATGGCCTTACAAGAAGTCACTGAGGCCAAATGAGGTCACTTAGGTGGCCCTATCCAGTATGCTTGGTGTCCTCGTGAGAGGAGGAGGTCCAGACACAGACTCGCACACAGGGACAAGATGTCCTCTGCACACCAAGAGGGCAGCCTCGAGAGGCAGCCACCCAGGTGCAGTGCCCGGGCAGCAGCCCTGCAGGCCGGGGTCGCCTCCCCTGCACAGGAGAGGACCGCACCTGTAGCAGGGCGTGGTCACCAGGTACGCACTGCAGCTGAAGTGCAGCCTGAAGTCCAGCTTCTCGTGGGTGGCCCCATTAGCGTCCTGCGGAGGAGGAAGGTGGGGCTGGTGGGGATCACACCCCAGCATGGGGCTCCCTAACGCTGGGGACCCCCGACACCCTCCCTGGGAGAGGGGAAAGGGGCCCAGCACCAGCAGGATTCTGTGCACTGCCGGCTACAGAGTGGCCAGGTGGACACTAGCCAGAGACCCAGGAGGACTGCGttcccagtggcacacaccttggCGATGAAGGACAGTGTCCCCTTGAGCTTCTGGGCCATGACGATGCTCTGAATGGTGAACACAAACTGGGCTTCATTGGAGACGCCTGGACAGGGAGACCAACAGCAGGGGCTCAGCCAGGTCCCGGCTCTGTCTCTGGGGCTGGCTCTTGATCCCCCATGGCTAGCTGGGAAGCTGGCTCCCCAGGAGAGGCCACGGACACGGGGGCAGAAACTCAGGCCTGCTAGAGTCCCAGCCTGGACCCTGACTGGCTTCTCTGCCCCAGGCCGCAGTGCTGAGGGCCTGCGAGACGCCAGAGGCTCGAGGCTTGGTCCGCTGCCGTCACCAGCACCCTGAGGTCTGGGTCACGGTCCTGGCCCCCCGGGGGCTGAGAAGGCCATATGGGGGGCAGGTGGCTCACCAGGCGGCAGCTGGAAGGGCACGGGGACGCCGTCGTGGACAGAGGAGCCCTCGGGCCGCGCCATCTTGGTGTTGAGTGAGTCCAGCACACTGAGCTCCATGTGCTGGAGGAAGCTGCTACTCTGGTTCTCCAGGATGACGGACACCGTGACCTGGCTGTCCTTCTGCAGGCTGGCCTGGACATCATACGTCTGTAGGAAGCAAGCCCAGGGACAGGACTGAGGGCCGCCAGCTTGTTGCAGGACAAGGAAATTGCTTCTCTGCCAACTAAAAGTGATCCGTGCCCAGGCGGGTGCAGGGCGGgcagggggcagggctgggggtcgCCCACAGCCTGAGCCCCGCCATTTTCTGTTTCCAGCACTGGGACTGACCCAGggtgctgcaccactgagctacccctgGAGCCCTTACTATTttatttgaggcagggtctcagttgctgaagctggcctggaacttgccgtcctcctgcctcagcctcccaagtgcacCCCTGCACCTGGACGTCTTTTGTAAGCACAGGGCTGACCTCGGGCAGCCTGGCCACCAGTAGCACGTCTATTACGTGCACTGGAAGTGAGGTCTGTCTCACAGCCTAGGTGCTACCTCCCTGGGAACATCTGGGAGCCTCTGGTGGCCCGTGGAGTTGCCATCTGTCCCTCAAGGCTTCCCCACCACTCTCTGCCGCAGGGCCCCGCCCGCTGGAAGCACCATCACTCACCATTTTAATGTAAGAATTCTCAGCAAGGAGGCAGTAGCTGGACATGGGCTAGGAAAGAAGGACGTGGTCAGCATGGGTGACAAGGCCCTGGGGCTGTGGTGCTGCGTGGTGCTGCCTAGGGCTGGGCGTGAAATGCTCTGCGGAGCAGAGGCTCCAGGTGGTGCCCTTGGGTCTGACCGCAGGCTGCCTCCAGCCCCTGGCCCACCCCACCCTCAGCTGCACCCATGGGCAGGCTTCCAGATCCCTCTGGGTCTCTCCAGTCAGTGGAGGTCACAGGAGCCCCTCGGGAGGGTGACGGCAGGAGACCCTCACCGGGAGGGGCTCCTCCTCAGCGGCGCCATTCTCCACCGGCTCCCCCGCTGCCACCTCGCGCTCAAGCGCCTTCTTCTTGGACTTCTTGTCTCTGGACCGGTCCCCCTTCTCCTTCTTGTGCTTTTTCTTGTGCCTGGAGTGTTTCTGGACCAGGGAGAGTCTGGGCTCTGACCCTGGACTTCCCCCGTGGGTGGCTCACCCCGTGGGTGGACCtcccagtggcagagtgcctgtcTGGTGTGGGGGGCCTGGCTTCAGTCTCAAGCACCCGGGGGAAATGGTAACAACAGGGACAGAAAGACGCTGTGAGACTGGGCCACCGGGCCAGGCCAGGCAGACCTGGCCATTCCCACGTGGCCTTGCACCCACGCGCACTGTGCCCACCCTTCATCCTCGGGGTTGAACAGCTGCCAACCGCGGGGCACCTCACCCTCTCTGTGTCATGCTCTGCGTCACGCTCAGCATCCTCCTCCTGGTCTTCGGGCTTTTCTGTCCTGGGACCCTCACACTCATCCTTCGCAGTAACGACAGCGTTCCCACTGGGCTCCTCCTGCAGGGAACCAGTAGGTCACCAGGCTGCGAGGGGGTGGGCTCAAAAGGGAGACAGGAAAGCTTGGGGACCACCCTCCAAGTGACATGGAGCCTGTGGACCATACCCTGCCTCATTTCTCCCTGGCCAACCACGGTATCCCACAGGGTGGGCAGCTGCAGACACCAAGAGGCCAGGAGGTGGGGGGTGCAAGGCCTGGCCAAGGAGACCCCAAGTGCTGTGCTCAAGGCTGCACCCACACCCCCACATGCTCCTGGATAGTGCTGGGGTGAGACCTCCAGACACGTCAGGGACAGCACAGACCCCATCAGCCTCTTACCACAGATGGGCCCGGGGCAGGGGCAGTGGCAGGTGGTGGGGTGGTGGACAGCCAAAAATCCAAGTCCTCACCCTGAAACCACAGGAGACAGGTTGTTAGCAAAAGTGGGATGGGCCATGGGGGAAGAGTACAGGCCCAGCAGGGCTGAGGGCGCTGGCCTCGCCCTCCAGGCCCAGAGTTGTCTGCCCTGCAGCTCCTGGCACACAGGAGCAGGCACAGCCccgctctggctcttgctctaaGGCCCAGGAGGACCCATGTCCAGACATGCTCCACTTCCAAGGGCCACAATGCAGCAGCCCACAGCCCCGGCTGACAGCTGTGAAGGGCGGCAGGTGGACGGGTTCTGCAGCAGAACCACGCCCAAGTCCTTCAGAACCCACCCACTTTAACCAGGCGCAGAGCAGAGGTCAGGCcggtagtcccagcaacttgggaggctggggcaggaggatcacaagttcaaagccagcctcagcagactGTGAGGCACATagcaactctgcaagaccctgtctctaaagaatatataaaaaagggttggggtgtggcttggttaagtggccctggattcaagccggggtaccacaaaaacaaacaaaaccccacccATTTTCTACGTGGATGCCCACGTGGGGCGTTGAGCAGCACCCTGCCTGGGTGGCAGCAGGTCTCCCAGGACTGGACACAGGCGCCTCTCACTGTCACTCCTGCTCGCCCCGCATCAGTGAGGTCCTGCACTAGGTCCCCGCCTCCATGGCCTGAGCCTGACTCTGAGGGCCACTCCCTGCTAACACTGGCTGCCCCGCTGCCCACGACCTTGGGGCTGCGGGGAGGCCCGGCCAATCGGCCAGTgtaccttctcctcctccttcttctccttctccctctcccttcctctgtgcttcttctccttcttcttagGCTTCTTGCTCTTCTTCTCTACCACAGGAACGTCCTCTTCTGGGGGTGACTTGGAGGCCTCTGCATTTCTGTGTTTCTGGATGGGAAGCTTCTCGCTGTCGGCTAAGGGCCTGGGGGGGAGGCATGAGGTCATGAGGTGCAGCGAGCCCCATGGTGCTGCAGCACTATGTGGTCCTGCAGCACTATGTGGTCCTGCAAGGTCACAGAGTGGGGGTGCCTCTCCCGTCCCAGCACTCAAGCAAGGCCTGGTTGACCAGGCCTCCAAAGGGCCTGCCCTGTCTCTCCCTGACGTCTGTGAAGGCCGTGTGCTCTCCTGCCAGGTGCCTGGGAGCGGGCTACAGCTGAGGATGCTGGTTGGGTGCTGGGGGTTGGAGGGCCCACCCATAACACTGCAGAACGCAGCCCGACTGCAGCCCGCAGGGCACCAGCAAGCTGACCCCCTCTCACCTATCCAAGTCAATGTCCAGGGCCCGGTATGGGTCGTTGGGGTCTTTGTCATCCTCGTCGCTGGGCAATGCATTCTGGGGGGACAGAGGAACTCAGCATCCAGTTAACCAGCAACTGCAGGGCCTGGCGGAATCCAGCCCGAAATAGCAGACCTGCCTGAAGAGTCAGGTCCACCCCCACGAGGCCACCCACAGCAAGCAGTGCCACGTCTCTACACGGGAGGACACCAAAGCCACGTGCTCGGGCTGCAGGGTCACGGAGTAGACACATACCCCCCAGGGAGGTCACAGAAGGGGCTCTGGTCTCATGAGTCACATGTGAGGTGGTCATTGTTCTCTCTGGCACACAGGACAGCGCTGACTTGGTGGCCACTCTCACATCCAGGAAGACAGCAGCAGGGGGAGGCCAGAGCTCTGGCAGGGATGTGGCGTCCCTGTGCTGGGTAGGCGGGGCTCACCTCAGGCATCTCCTCAGTGACAATGTCCACTTGCTGGGCAGGGGTGATGTCCTCCTCGCTCTCCGTGGGCAGTGAGCTGTGGCGGCGGTGCTtgcccttcttctccctctccttctccttcctcctcttctttttcttgtctctCTCTAGCCTCTGCCGGTGCCTGCgctcctcctccagcttcacATACTGGTCTGACGTGGGCAGCCCTGTGGGGCGCGCACTCAGCCCGAGCCACGTACTTCACCCGTCCACGACAGGAGCCAGCCTCGTGGGCAGCCCAGGGATGAGTGGGGACTCTGCAGGGGGGCAGCGGGAACCCCCGGCCCACGTGACATGTGTCACCTGCAGACCAGCACACTTGCCTGGGACCTTCAACGGAACCGAGAGGTCGATCTGCACCACGGGGATGTGCTCCACGCCTGGCGCATCTTGGTATCTCTGGAAGAGCAATTCACGGTGTCAGCGGCACGTTGTGGGGGTCTGGGGGTGGTGGGCACGCGTGAGGAGAGCCCGCCCCAGGGACCAGGGGCAGGAGCCCAGCTCGTTTTGTGCTGTGCGTCTTCCTGCAGTCGGGAGGTCTGGTCACATACGAGGTCACAGGAAATCAGAATTCTCACCAACTTTCCCCCAAGCTGAACGGTGACATGTGCTGAAGCCCAAAGCAAGGACCCCCATAGCCCCAGGGTGGCCAGGACCAAGCAGACACAAGTGGCCCACTGAAATAGCCCAGCAGCTGCTCAAGGTTCTACAGTCACCGAGGACCCCACTCCACTCCAGGAGCTGCCCGCGAGACCAGCGCCTCCTGTGGACAGCTGGGCACACTGAAGAGGGTGAAGGGGGGTGACCCCCTTTCCTGCAGCACCAGAAAGACCACATGATGGGCCCCCTTCCCATCCAGAGGCCTcagctctgccccctcccttggcCCCGTCGGAGTCCTGCAGCCTGCGGCCCTCCCTGAGCAGTCTACAGGACACGGCCCACTATCCCATGGGAAGTGTGCTCCCAGGATGGGGAGGCTGTTGGGCCCAGCCTCACCTTCTGTGGGGATGGAGAACTCTTGATGTAGAAGGGGTTGTTGGCCTGCTCCTGCTTCCGGGCCTCCCGGCGCTGTAGACACAAGACACATGGACACAAGTGGAACACAACGGGGCGTCCAGGCACTGGGCCAGATCCAAGCGCTCCCAAACCCCATGGGAAGCTGACCTGTTTTTCTTACTGTCAGGTTTACCAACAAGGAAACCATGGCCCAAGCGGGGCAGAGAAggcagaggagagaaagaagtgcTCAGAGAGGGGCAGCGCCAGGACAGAGACCTGGTCGTCCTGGCCTGTCCCCAGCTCTCACCCAGAAGCTCACCTGAGCACAGGGTATAGGTGGAGGAGAGCTTGTGAGAGGTCGGCTCCTGCCCCCGTGGAAGAGGATGAGGTGGGAGCATAAGCTCAGAACAAAGGAGGCCACCAGGTGGCCCGTGGACAAAGCCCAACCCTAACATCAACTGTCCACTCAGTGCCCCTAGGAGGACAGCTGGACACGGCCTCCTAGTCCTCAGGGCCAACCAGAGGACTGGCTGTTGGGAGCCTGTGCTGACAGGGACACCTGTGTCTCAGAGAGCCCGACGAGGGCAGCCCCTGACGTACTCACCCGAGCCAGCTCCTCCTCATCCACCTCGGGCGGCCGGTGCCGAGTGTGCCTCTGCTCCTCCTCGTGGAAGATGGCCTTGGGCTTCTCATCCTCAGACTCACTGTCCGAGGGTGGCTCATTAATCCAGGCGTCCAGGTCCAGGCTGTGCAGACAGGGAGGTCATGGCACAGCCACCCTTGCGGTGGCCACTGCGGCACCTAAGCAGTGGGGGCCGCGTGTCCAGCCAGTGGCAGCCCTGAACACCAGCACCCGCCATCCCCACAGGCCAGAAGAGGCAAGGACACCGCTGCCCCTCAGGAAAGAGGCCAGAGCTgggaaggagagcagggccaggggccaggTGACCCTGCCATCTGGCACTGACCCTGTGCCCTGGGGACCCAAAGCACCTCAGGCCACTCTCAGTCTAGGGGAGACAAGGAGAGGCACAGCCAGCCCTGCCCAGTGTGGCCTAGGCTGCAAATACACCCCACCAGCCACACAGTGCCCTGCCGTTGCCCTCCTGCACCCCTCCTTCCCAAGGTGCAGGCCGGCCCCCAAGGCCAGTCAGCACCGCGATGCgccctgcccctgctccctgTGTGCTCACCCTTCGGGCACCGGGACCTTCTTCTGGGCTTTCGGGGCCACTGGGTTTAGCTCCCCAGCAAAGAGGGCACTGAGCTCCCCCGCCACAGGCACACCCTTGGCCTGCAGCTTCTGCACGTGCTTGACCAGCTGCAGGATGCAGGACGCCTAGGAAAGGAACAGCAATGACACAGGGCCCCAGGGtggcccaggccctggggctggTAAGGCCTGCCCACTCCCTGTGGGAAGCCACTGGCCAGATACCCACCCGTCTCCACAGTTGTCTCTTTAAGGTGTGGGGACGGTGACACAAGAGGGCTTCGCTGTCAGTGAAAGTGCCCACAGACAGCCACGCTGCCTCCCAGGGGCCCCGTGGCAGCCCAGCTGCACCACCTCTAGCTCAGGCTGGGACACGGATGGACAAGACAGCTTGGGCTCTCTTGGAGGTCAGTGACCATACACTGAGGGACACAGCTGGCCCTGTCAACGCCAGGGCACACGTCTGTGTAGAAGTCTCAAGGACACCCGGGCTAGGCCTCCTCGGCCATCAGGCAGGCGCCGCATACCTGGCCCAGCAGGGCTGGCTGCCTGCACTGCGGACGGCACTGCAGGCCTCCCACTGGACCCCACACCTAGGCCACCGTCCACACCTCGTCCTCCTGTTGGGCCAGCACTCAAGTAGCCGGCTCCCACACGAGGCAGCAGATGCCCCTGGACCCTGGTGGCCACCTCCAAGGTGGCCATGTCCTACTGTCCTCCCTGAGCCCCAACTGGGAAAGCCACACAGGGGTCTCACCAGGGAACTTTGGAAAGGGATAAGACTCCCTGCAACCTGACCACTGCCAGGGACAGACACCCTCCAGGCTGTGCAGGGCTCTTCCAGGGGCTGGACCCTCCCCCAGCTCCAGCCTTACCCGCTCCTGCACCTCCAGGTCTGCGCTCTGCACAAACTGGGGCAGCCGCTCCACCATCACCTGGGTGACTTCCTGGGCAGCCTCAGTCTCCCCCGCCTGCTCCTTCTGCAGCAGGATGGATGCGTACAGCTTGACCACGTTCTGCACATACACAGCCTGGATGTGGCCAGGCAGCGTGGTGACCTTGGGGCGCAGCATGGCCTCGAGTGTTTGGTGGGGCTCCTGCAGGTGCCTGGGGGACACAACCACAGTGAGGGGAGGCACGCATGCACACAGGGAGAAGCCGGAAAGGGCTTGGGTCTCCCAGGGCCACACGGAGAGCTCCACTCCCTGGGCCGGCAACAGGGCTGAGACAGACTTGAAGAACCAGGAACCATAATGGCATGTCACAGGACACAAACGACAGACCACGGCCCAGACAGGACGCTCAGAGCGCAGCCAAGAAGACAGACGCAAAGGAAAGAGAAGCCACACCCTAGGGACTGGCCACCTGGGAAGTTCATGGGCCACAAGGGGAAACTCGGAAGTGCCCAGCGATCACGGAGACAGGCCAGGCCCGCGCCCTGGCTCGCTGTCTACATCCCCCCCGCGATCAAACCTTCCCCCCATGAGAAAATGGCAGAACCACGCGTCTGTGGGCCGCGGCCCATCCTGGGAGTCCAGAAGTGAGGCACCCTCGCTGAGctgccaggcccagggcagggcaAACAACTGCCATGGGGGTTGGGCAGAGAGTGGTCAAGGGcagtggggacagggacaggaacCTGCAGGGGCCACAGGGTGGCAGTGATCCTATCAGGTATACAGGTTTCTGTGGCAACTCCCGAGTCCCAGCTGATGACAAACCCACACTTCAGCGGAAGGTCGAGCTAGGCAGGCACGGCAAGACAGCCAGGGGACAGCTGTGCTGGTACATCTCGGGATCCCCAAGGCTCACGGTGTCCACTGCCTGCCCCACTCACTCCGAGAACTCTCCGCAGATCCAGGCAGCCGCGTAGAGCACCTCGCAGATCCCATTTCGCTGAGTGCCGCTCGCCACCAGATGGGCGCTGTCCAGCAAGGCGGACATCTGTGACACTGCAAACCGGCGAATGGCCTTCACGCGGATGGCCACATCGAGCATCTGGGCAGCGATGAGGTGGCCGTGGCGGGTACCCTCCAGCCGGGTCAGCTCCACCAGGATGCTGATATACCTGCAGGGAGAGCCCGTGAGAGGCGCCCCAGGGACCACAAGCACCGGCCCATGCAGGACACCGGGGCGGCGTGGGCACGGACCACTCGAAGTTGGTGATGTACTGGTAGTTGGACTGGCTGCAGATGTCAATGATCTTGGTGAGCAGCTCGTCTCGGTAGGTGGTACCCTCGGCCTTGTCCACGTGGGTCATCAGCTTCTTCACGATCTCCATCAGGTTCTTCTTGGACACCTAGCGGGGGAAGGCGAGGGTCTGCACTTAGCAGGCACGCACTCCCTCAACCCAGCGGGATCCGCACTCGACACTGGGCAGCCTCCCCCAGGACAAAGGCCCAGGAGGAAGACCAGCTGGCACACAGCAGCTCACCCAGAGCCTGTCCCCACCATGCCCGAAATCCAGACAGGCCCCTGGCCACCATCTAACCCTGCCAGGGCCCGTGAGCCCCATGTGCCCCCGGGGCTGGCACAAGGTTGAGGCGCACCATCCCGTAGAGCAGGTCGAGCGCCCGCAGCCGGATAGACTCGTCCTTGTCATCCA
This is a stretch of genomic DNA from Ictidomys tridecemlineatus isolate mIctTri1 chromosome 2, mIctTri1.hap1, whole genome shotgun sequence. It encodes these proteins:
- the Ap3d1 gene encoding AP-3 complex subunit delta-1 isoform X2, with product MVRHQLGCLQHRRSHERLQVHLQAHRLPCCFPVFSRRHRCYHADHKPDTQDLARDLANDIMTLMSHTKPYIRKKAVLIMYKVFLKYPESLRPAFPRLKEKLEDPDPGVQSAAVNVICELARRNPKNYLSLAPLFFKLMTCSTNNWVLIKIIKLFGALTPLEPRLGKKLIEPLTNLIHSTSAMSLLYECVNTVIAVLISLSSGMPSHSASIQLCVQKLRILIEDSDQNLKYLGLLAMSKILRTHPKSVQAHKDLILQCLDDKDESIRLRALDLLYGMVSKKNLMEIVKKLMTHVDKAEGTTYRDELLTKIIDICSQSNYQYITNFEWYISILVELTRLEGTRHGHLIAAQMLDVAIRVKAIRRFAVSQMSALLDSAHLVASGTQRNGICEVLYAAAWICGEFSEHLQEPHQTLEAMLRPKVTTLPGHIQAVYVQNVVKLYASILLQKEQAGETEAAQEVTQVMVERLPQFVQSADLEVQERASCILQLVKHVQKLQAKGVPVAGELSALFAGELNPVAPKAQKKVPVPEGLDLDAWINEPPSDSESEDEKPKAIFHEEEQRHTRHRPPEVDEEELARRREARKQEQANNPFYIKSSPSPQKRYQDAPGVEHIPVVQIDLSVPLKVPGLPTSDQYVKLEEERRHRQRLERDKKKKRRKEKEREKKGKHRRHSSLPTESEEDITPAQQVDIVTEEMPENALPSDEDDKDPNDPYRALDIDLDRPLADSEKLPIQKHRNAEASKSPPEEDVPVVEKKSKKPKKKEKKHRGREREKEKKEEEKGEDLDFWLSTTPPPATAPAPGPSVEEPSGNAVVTAKDECEGPRTEKPEDQEEDAERDAEHDTERKHSRHKKKHKKEKGDRSRDKKSKKKALEREVAAGEPVENGAAEEEPLPPMSSYCLLAENSYIKMTYDVQASLQKDSQVTVSVILENQSSSFLQHMELSVLDSLNTKMARPEGSSVHDGVPVPFQLPPGVSNEAQFVFTIQSIVMAQKLKGTLSFIAKDANGATHEKLDFRLHFSCSAYLVTTPCYSDAFAKLLESGDLSMSSIKVDGISMSFQNLLAKICFHHHFSVVERVDSCASMYSRSIQGHHVCLLVKKGEHSVSVDGKCSDPTLLSNLLEEMQATLAQC
- the Ap3d1 gene encoding AP-3 complex subunit delta-1 isoform X3; this translates as MALKMVKGSIDRMFDKNLQDLVRGIRNHKEDEAKYISQCIDEIKQELKQDNIAVKANAVCKLTYLQMLGYDISWAAFNIVEVMSASKFTFKRIGYLAASQCFHEGTDVIMLTTNQIRKDLSSPSQYDTGVALTGLSCFVTPDLARDLANDIMTLMSHTKPYIRKKAVLIMYKVFLKYPESLRPAFPRLKEKLEDPDPGVQSAAVNVICELARRNPKNYLSLAPLFFKLMTCSTNNWVLIKIIKLFGALTPLEPRLGKKLIEPLTNLIHSTSAMSLLYECVNTVIAVLISLSSGMPSHSASIQLCVQKLRILIEDSDQNLKYLGLLAMSKILRTHPKSVQAHKDLILQCLDDKDESIRLRALDLLYGMVSKKNLMEIVKKLMTHVDKAEGTTYRDELLTKIIDICSQSNYQYITNFEWYISILVELTRLEGTRHGHLIAAQMLDVAIRVKAIRRFAVSQMSALLDSAHLVASGTQRNGICEVLYAAAWICGEFSEHLQEPHQTLEAMLRPKVTTLPGHIQAVYVQNVVKLYASILLQKEQAGETEAAQEVTQVMVERLPQFVQSADLEVQERASCILQLVKHVQKLQAKGVPVAGELSALFAGELNPVAPKAQKKVPVPEGLDLDAWINEPPSDSESEDEKPKAIFHEEEQRHTRHRPPEVDEEELARRREARKQEQANNPFYIKSSPSPQKRYQDAPGVEHIPVVQIDLSVPLKVPGLPTSDQYVKLEEERRHRQRLERDKKKKRRKEKEREKKGKHRRHSSLPTESEEDITPAQQVDIVTEEMPENALPSDEDDKDPNDPYRALDIDLDRPLADSEKLPIQKHRNAEASKSPPEEDVPVVEKKSKKPKKKEKKHRGREREKEKKEEEKGEDLDFWLSTTPPPATAPAPGPSVEEPSGNAVVTAKDECEGPRTEKPEDQEEDAERDAEHDTERKHSRHKKKHKKEKGDRSRDKKSKKKALEREVAAGEPVENGAAEEEPLPPMSSYCLLAENSYIKMTYDVQASLQKDSQVTVSVILENQSSSFLQHMELSVLDSLNTKMARPEGSSVHDGVPVPFQLPPGVSNEAQFVFTIQSIVMAQKLKGTLSFIAKDANGATHEKLDFRLHFSCSAYLVTTPCYSDAFAKLLESGDLSMSSIKVDGISMSFQNLLAKICFHHHFSVVERVDSCASMYSRSIQGHHVCLLVKKGEHSVSVDGKCSDPTLLSNLLEEMQATLAQC
- the Ap3d1 gene encoding AP-3 complex subunit delta-1 isoform X1, giving the protein MSASKFTFKRIGYLAASQCFHEGTDVIMLTTNQIRKDLSSPSQYDTGVALTGLSCFVTPDLARDLANDIMTLMSHTKPYIRKKAVLIMYKVFLKYPESLRPAFPRLKEKLEDPDPGVQSAAVNVICELARRNPKNYLSLAPLFFKLMTCSTNNWVLIKIIKLFGALTPLEPRLGKKLIEPLTNLIHSTSAMSLLYECVNTVIAVLISLSSGMPSHSASIQLCVQKLRILIEDSDQNLKYLGLLAMSKILRTHPKSVQAHKDLILQCLDDKDESIRLRALDLLYGMVSKKNLMEIVKKLMTHVDKAEGTTYRDELLTKIIDICSQSNYQYITNFEWYISILVELTRLEGTRHGHLIAAQMLDVAIRVKAIRRFAVSQMSALLDSAHLVASGTQRNGICEVLYAAAWICGEFSEHLQEPHQTLEAMLRPKVTTLPGHIQAVYVQNVVKLYASILLQKEQAGETEAAQEVTQVMVERLPQFVQSADLEVQERASCILQLVKHVQKLQAKGVPVAGELSALFAGELNPVAPKAQKKVPVPEGLDLDAWINEPPSDSESEDEKPKAIFHEEEQRHTRHRPPEVDEEELARRREARKQEQANNPFYIKSSPSPQKRYQDAPGVEHIPVVQIDLSVPLKVPGLPTSDQYVKLEEERRHRQRLERDKKKKRRKEKEREKKGKHRRHSSLPTESEEDITPAQQVDIVTEEMPENALPSDEDDKDPNDPYRALDIDLDRPLADSEKLPIQKHRNAEASKSPPEEDVPVVEKKSKKPKKKEKKHRGREREKEKKEEEKGEDLDFWLSTTPPPATAPAPGPSVEEPSGNAVVTAKDECEGPRTEKPEDQEEDAERDAEHDTERKHSRHKKKHKKEKGDRSRDKKSKKKALEREVAAGEPVENGAAEEEPLPPMSSYCLLAENSYIKMTYDVQASLQKDSQVTVSVILENQSSSFLQHMELSVLDSLNTKMARPEGSSVHDGVPVPFQLPPGVSNEAQFVFTIQSIVMAQKLKGTLSFIAKDANGATHEKLDFRLHFSCSAYLVTTPCYSDAFAKLLESGDLSMSSIKVDGISMSFQNLLAKICFHHHFSVVERVDSCASMYSRSIQGHHVCLLVKKGEHSVSVDGKCSDPTLLSNLLEEMQATLAQC